In a genomic window of Pedobacter sp. KBS0701:
- the serC gene encoding 3-phosphoserine/phosphohydroxythreonine transaminase codes for MHKKHNFGAGPCILPSSVMEQAAQAVINWRGIGLSILEISHRSPEFEDVVLKTQLLVRELLSVPDHYSVLFLQGGASTQFAMVPMNFLDAEKKAAYLDTGYFAQKAIKEASLFGEVEVVASSKDKDYAYIPAEFNNDKQAAYLHYTSNNTIEGTEIFDFSTGGAPLICDMSSDIFSRKINVADFDLIYAGAQKNMGPAGMTLVIAKNEFLNQAKKEIPSMMDYRIFRDNMSMYNTPPVFSIYVAMLNLLWLKDQGGVSGIEQKNIAKAELLYAEIDRNPLFYGTADVEHRSRMNVTFLAVNKEVETGFLKYAANQGIVGIKGYRTVGGFRASLYNALPLSSVEVLVNAMVSFEKIYSDKTVLELE; via the coding sequence ATGCATAAAAAACACAACTTCGGTGCCGGTCCTTGTATATTGCCGTCATCTGTAATGGAACAAGCTGCGCAGGCCGTAATTAATTGGCGAGGGATAGGTTTATCTATTCTGGAAATCTCTCATCGGTCGCCGGAATTTGAAGATGTGGTACTTAAAACCCAGCTTTTGGTTCGCGAGTTATTGTCTGTTCCTGATCACTACTCCGTACTTTTTTTACAGGGCGGGGCCAGTACACAATTTGCTATGGTTCCGATGAATTTTTTAGACGCAGAAAAAAAAGCTGCTTATCTTGATACCGGGTATTTTGCACAGAAAGCCATTAAAGAGGCCAGTTTATTTGGTGAAGTGGAGGTTGTAGCCTCTTCTAAGGATAAAGATTATGCATATATTCCAGCAGAGTTTAATAATGATAAGCAAGCTGCATACCTGCACTATACTTCGAATAACACGATTGAGGGGACAGAAATCTTTGATTTTTCGACCGGAGGTGCACCATTGATATGCGATATGTCATCAGATATTTTTTCGAGGAAAATTAATGTAGCTGATTTTGATCTTATTTACGCAGGTGCCCAAAAGAATATGGGCCCCGCTGGAATGACGCTGGTTATTGCTAAAAACGAATTTCTTAACCAGGCAAAAAAAGAAATTCCCTCAATGATGGATTACCGGATATTCCGCGATAATATGAGCATGTACAATACACCACCGGTTTTTTCTATTTATGTAGCCATGCTTAATTTATTGTGGCTTAAAGATCAGGGCGGCGTAAGTGGAATAGAGCAAAAAAATATAGCAAAGGCAGAATTATTATATGCCGAAATAGACCGGAATCCGCTATTCTATGGTACGGCAGATGTTGAGCATCGCTCCCGAATGAATGTTACTTTCTTAGCTGTTAATAAAGAGGTAGAGACCGGATTCTTAAAATATGCAGCAAACCAGGGGATTGTTGGCATAAAAGGTTATAGAACAGTTGGCGGATTCAGGGCTTCGCTTTACAATGCACTTCCATTATCGAGTGTTGAGGTGCTGGTAAATGCCATGGTCAGTTTTGAAAAAATATACAGCGATAAAACAGTTCTTGAACTAGAATAA
- a CDS encoding DUF58 domain-containing protein, translated as MSKLLDPKILMAIKDLSLSAKMTVDGFMNGINKSTVKGPGLEFSQYRSYQPGDDLRSLDWKMFARSDRYYIRESEVETNIAVRILIDASASMNHSDGDFTKIDYARYLSASLAYLANLQGDAIGLYVLKNSGIFSMTPKQDYQHLARLFYQLEQIHPDGTFTKPIHYKELFAGAQKRELLIFITDLYQKDDEIIKLLDMLNTLRHEIVVFHLLSRNELNLDFKGYTTFEDLETGETIQIDQTKARTNYQNKLNAYLEEARIKLLDRRIFYRTIITDEPLDQALRDFLKQRSKLKI; from the coding sequence ATGAGTAAACTGCTCGATCCTAAAATATTGATGGCCATTAAAGACCTTTCATTATCGGCTAAAATGACGGTCGATGGTTTTATGAACGGCATTAATAAAAGTACCGTAAAAGGACCGGGATTGGAGTTTAGCCAATATAGAAGTTATCAGCCCGGTGACGATCTGCGCTCGCTCGACTGGAAAATGTTTGCCCGCTCCGACCGTTATTATATCCGGGAATCGGAAGTAGAAACCAATATTGCCGTGCGCATTTTAATTGATGCCAGTGCTTCGATGAACCATAGCGATGGCGATTTTACCAAAATTGATTATGCAAGGTACCTCAGTGCCTCTTTAGCTTACCTTGCCAATTTGCAGGGTGATGCGATTGGCTTGTATGTACTGAAAAACTCGGGCATTTTCTCCATGACCCCCAAGCAGGATTACCAGCATTTGGCCCGGTTGTTTTACCAATTGGAGCAGATTCATCCCGATGGAACATTTACCAAACCCATTCATTATAAAGAATTGTTTGCCGGAGCCCAAAAACGCGAATTGCTGATTTTCATTACCGATCTTTACCAAAAAGACGATGAAATCATTAAATTATTAGATATGTTGAATACTTTAAGGCACGAAATCGTGGTTTTCCATCTGTTATCAAGAAATGAACTGAACCTGGATTTTAAAGGTTATACGACTTTCGAAGACCTGGAAACAGGAGAAACCATTCAGATTGATCAAACCAAAGCAAGAACCAACTATCAAAACAAACTTAATGCTTACCTGGAAGAAGCCAGGATAAAACTGCTGGATAGAAGGATTTTTTACCGGACAATTATAACCGACGAACCTTTAGACCAGGCATTAAGGGATTTTTTAAAACAAAGAAGTAAACTCAAAATTTAA
- a CDS encoding MoxR family ATPase yields the protein MHYIEAPYHYTKKSTVLERSESHLKILIDKISLLKSEIQKVIVGQDVIIEEMLIALMAGGHCLLEGVPGLAKTLMVRTMSQALDLSFRRIQFTPDLMPTDIVGTEILEEDHVTGKRFFKFNKGPLFANIILADEVNRTPPKTQSALLEAMQEFEVTYGGQTYPLDRPFFILATQNPIEQAGTYPLPEAQLDRFLLYIKIGYPTAAEETQILSSTTGSKKAVINPIIGAEEIKELQAITREVSISDDLITYVSELIRATRPDTTTVNFVKEWVRWGAGPRAGQALILTAKARALFKGRYAVISEDLQTMAYPVLRHRVLMNFKAEAENVSSDKVTDELIKAISKPKANI from the coding sequence ATGCACTATATTGAAGCACCATATCATTATACTAAAAAATCAACCGTTTTGGAGCGTTCAGAAAGCCACTTAAAAATATTGATCGATAAGATCTCCCTGTTAAAAAGCGAAATACAGAAGGTAATTGTTGGTCAGGATGTAATTATTGAAGAAATGCTGATTGCATTAATGGCCGGCGGACATTGTTTACTGGAAGGTGTACCGGGTTTGGCAAAAACTTTAATGGTAAGGACAATGTCGCAGGCTTTAGATCTTTCTTTCAGAAGGATTCAGTTCACGCCTGATTTAATGCCTACCGATATTGTGGGCACTGAAATACTGGAAGAAGACCATGTAACGGGAAAACGTTTTTTTAAATTTAATAAAGGACCTTTATTCGCCAACATTATTCTGGCAGATGAAGTAAACCGGACTCCGCCTAAAACACAATCGGCATTATTGGAGGCTATGCAAGAGTTTGAAGTAACCTACGGCGGACAAACCTATCCTTTAGACCGCCCATTTTTTATCCTGGCCACGCAAAATCCGATTGAACAAGCCGGAACCTATCCACTACCCGAAGCACAATTAGACCGTTTTCTGTTATACATCAAAATCGGTTATCCTACCGCAGCCGAGGAAACACAGATTTTAAGCAGTACCACAGGCAGTAAAAAAGCAGTGATCAACCCGATTATCGGTGCAGAAGAAATCAAAGAACTTCAGGCCATTACCCGCGAAGTAAGCATCAGCGATGATTTAATTACTTATGTAAGCGAGCTTATACGTGCCACCCGGCCTGATACCACCACGGTAAATTTTGTAAAAGAATGGGTACGTTGGGGTGCTGGTCCGCGGGCAGGACAGGCACTGATTTTAACAGCCAAAGCAAGAGCCTTATTTAAAGGCAGATACGCCGTAATTTCAGAAGATCTACAGACCATGGCTTATCCGGTATTGCGCCACAGGGTATTGATGAATTTTAAGGCAGAAGCTGAAAATGTTTCATCCGACAAAGTTACCGATGAACTGATCAAAGCCATTTCGAAACCAAAAGCCAATATTTAA
- a CDS encoding DUF4159 domain-containing protein: MRRAKFTFARLKYNSGDWDTDQRMPSNLLNSLLEYTTIPLDEEEKIVELSSRDLFKYPFCYLSGHKLVQFSQQEAVNFKTYVHNGGFVFVDDCNHDIDGLFARSFETQMSNLFGPQALKKIPNNHGIYNAFFRFEKGPPTTSFELNGWGDDLVHDYLKAITINNRIGVLYSNKDYGCEWDYDFRNKRFLAEDNTRFGVNIILYAMGINS, translated from the coding sequence GTGCGAAGAGCTAAATTTACATTTGCGAGGTTAAAATATAATTCGGGCGACTGGGATACGGATCAACGTATGCCTTCTAATCTCTTAAATTCTCTGCTGGAGTATACCACCATTCCTTTAGACGAAGAAGAGAAAATTGTAGAATTGAGCAGTCGGGACTTATTTAAATATCCTTTCTGTTATTTAAGCGGACATAAACTGGTACAGTTTAGCCAGCAGGAAGCTGTAAATTTTAAAACTTATGTGCACAACGGAGGCTTCGTTTTTGTGGATGATTGTAACCACGATATTGATGGTTTGTTTGCCCGCTCGTTCGAAACACAAATGAGTAATCTTTTTGGCCCTCAGGCTTTAAAGAAAATCCCAAATAACCATGGTATCTACAATGCTTTCTTCAGGTTTGAGAAAGGCCCGCCAACAACTTCTTTTGAACTAAATGGCTGGGGTGATGATCTGGTGCACGATTACCTGAAAGCCATTACCATTAATAATAGGATAGGGGTACTCTACAGCAATAAAGATTATGGCTGCGAATGGGATTACGATTTCAGGAACAAACGTTTTTTGGCAGAGGATAACACCAGGTTTGGGGTGAATATTATCCTGTACGCCATGGGGATTAACAGTTAG
- a CDS encoding Lrp/AsnC family transcriptional regulator, translated as MQPQKVDQTDIEILNLLQRDGLLTYKEVSGKLRKSMTHIVERIKKLRANGYIKSTVAIVDIDKLRSHFIAFPHIQLTMHSEDIVKAFKTEMEKYPEVMECYHLTGHFDFMLKVAMPDMVSYNNFLRDNIGALAYVGNIQSFLVLNQSKAETAYAL; from the coding sequence ATGCAACCTCAAAAAGTTGATCAGACTGATATCGAAATCCTAAATCTTTTACAACGTGACGGATTATTAACTTACAAAGAAGTTTCAGGCAAGCTTAGGAAAAGCATGACCCATATTGTAGAACGTATTAAAAAACTGCGGGCAAATGGCTACATTAAATCAACAGTTGCCATTGTAGATATTGATAAACTGAGATCGCATTTTATTGCTTTTCCACATATTCAACTTACCATGCATTCGGAAGATATTGTAAAAGCATTCAAGACTGAAATGGAGAAATACCCGGAAGTGATGGAATGTTACCACCTTACTGGTCATTTTGATTTTATGCTTAAAGTGGCCATGCCCGATATGGTTTCTTATAACAATTTCCTCAGAGACAATATAGGTGCACTGGCTTATGTAGGAAATATCCAGAGCTTTTTAGTACTGAATCAATCAAAGGCCGAAACGGCTTATGCGTTGTAG
- a CDS encoding DUF1015 family protein → MIKISPLKALQPGKEIFELMISDQVNGKAHKNEELSFEDLLNLFGCPLDNRPAIYVYAFRSESGIMRGIWADIDLSQTPVDAIKRHEETVSSKVESLKIERKSKAIQKSPILLVHKKDKTLDALIDFVVRTRKPLVNEWSQMDHFLYQVLEEEVIEKFVEEFMKLNAVYLADGHHRLEAAYSLQESRPQQISSLLVSADVISIGAFHRMVSGIDISYSLLMEKLKQYYYISKIPNNKAYKPDQKNRLGFYFKGEWYQLDLNNASFALSVIPDTVILQDQILSAVLGIHKPKEDERLICFPDCEWTQFLTELDRDETSIGFSLFPMTADAFITVAEKGEFLPPKSTWIAPKVPKGLMASSPEAILAKGEQVRIN, encoded by the coding sequence ATGATAAAAATCTCACCATTAAAGGCATTACAGCCGGGCAAAGAAATATTTGAGCTGATGATTTCTGATCAGGTAAACGGTAAAGCGCATAAAAATGAGGAACTTTCTTTTGAAGACCTGCTCAACCTGTTTGGATGTCCTTTAGATAATCGGCCTGCTATTTATGTTTATGCGTTCCGTAGCGAATCTGGTATAATGAGGGGAATTTGGGCGGATATCGATCTCTCTCAAACACCAGTAGATGCAATTAAAAGGCACGAAGAAACGGTATCATCGAAAGTAGAATCGCTTAAAATAGAACGGAAAAGTAAGGCAATACAAAAATCGCCGATCTTACTGGTCCACAAAAAAGATAAAACCTTAGATGCGCTTATTGATTTTGTAGTGCGTACGCGTAAGCCTTTAGTGAATGAATGGTCACAAATGGACCATTTTCTTTACCAGGTATTGGAAGAAGAGGTGATTGAAAAATTTGTTGAAGAATTTATGAAGCTTAACGCAGTTTACCTTGCCGATGGCCATCACCGTTTAGAAGCAGCGTATTCACTACAGGAAAGCAGGCCTCAGCAGATCAGTTCGCTACTCGTTTCTGCCGATGTAATTTCTATAGGTGCCTTTCATAGAATGGTTTCAGGTATAGATATTTCTTATTCTTTATTGATGGAAAAACTAAAACAGTATTATTATATCTCAAAAATTCCCAATAACAAGGCTTATAAACCTGATCAGAAGAATAGATTGGGCTTTTATTTTAAAGGTGAATGGTATCAGCTGGATTTAAATAACGCTTCTTTTGCATTGTCAGTAATACCTGATACAGTGATTTTACAAGATCAAATCCTTTCAGCTGTGCTGGGTATTCATAAACCGAAGGAAGATGAAAGGCTGATCTGCTTTCCGGATTGCGAATGGACTCAATTTCTTACTGAGTTGGATCGTGATGAAACTTCGATTGGCTTTTCGCTCTTTCCAATGACAGCCGATGCATTTATAACAGTTGCAGAAAAGGGCGAATTTTTGCCACCCAAATCTACCTGGATAGCGCCGAAGGTTCCTAAAGGGCTTATGGCAAGTAGCCCGGAAGCCATATTGGCGAAAGGTGAACAAGTAAGAATAAATTAA
- a CDS encoding BatA domain-containing protein: MHFLYSIGLFALAGIIVPLIIHLWNVKQGKILKIGSIALLGESSSASSKSFKINDWLLFVLRCLLLVLLAFVLAHPYLKKIVSARSKNGWILVEKNNFPRVFKTHQKTVDSLLKKGYEIHDFNVGFKPLNLKDTVLDETKQVNTLSYTALFSAANQFVPPGAKVYFFADHHLNRFGNELPAVNYKLNRVPLKQSDTLSNWIATYAGKKYEAKSNPSNTTYQALNSSDEEPIRVAIHENSGTTDRKYLIAALKAIESFTKRKIIINAAAEKASIGFWLSDNPVSTDFRSSIAPDGTLFRYEKGKLVASASFINLEGRQIKLSKRIELDQQAEKIWTDGFGNAILTKNKTNNLNIFHFYSRFIPQWNDLVWDGLFVKALMPIVIQDKKSNDFGFEDHPADQRLVSQNGLIEQNKTEIEAKTIKNEPLENLFWVAAFLIFTGERILSFRKKPNDVKN; encoded by the coding sequence TTGCATTTTTTATATTCCATAGGTTTATTTGCGCTTGCTGGTATCATTGTGCCGCTCATTATACACCTGTGGAATGTTAAACAAGGTAAAATCCTTAAAATCGGCAGCATTGCTTTGCTGGGCGAAAGTTCTAGCGCCAGTTCGAAAAGCTTCAAAATTAACGACTGGCTTTTATTTGTGCTGCGCTGTTTACTTTTGGTACTGCTGGCATTCGTTTTGGCGCATCCTTATCTTAAAAAAATAGTATCTGCACGTAGTAAGAACGGATGGATTTTAGTAGAGAAAAACAATTTTCCCCGGGTTTTTAAAACGCATCAAAAAACAGTCGATTCATTATTAAAAAAAGGTTATGAAATCCACGATTTTAATGTAGGTTTTAAACCATTAAACTTAAAAGATACTGTTCTTGATGAAACAAAACAGGTTAATACCTTAAGTTATACCGCATTATTTAGTGCAGCCAATCAATTTGTTCCACCGGGAGCTAAAGTTTATTTTTTTGCCGACCACCACTTAAACCGTTTTGGGAATGAACTGCCTGCTGTAAATTATAAACTGAACAGGGTTCCTTTAAAGCAAAGCGATACATTAAGCAATTGGATTGCCACTTATGCAGGGAAAAAGTATGAAGCGAAATCCAACCCTTCCAATACAACCTACCAAGCCTTGAATTCGTCAGATGAAGAACCGATAAGAGTAGCTATACATGAAAATTCGGGCACTACAGACCGTAAATATTTAATTGCAGCCTTAAAAGCCATTGAAAGTTTCACTAAGCGAAAAATTATCATCAATGCAGCTGCAGAAAAAGCATCCATTGGTTTTTGGTTATCGGATAATCCGGTTTCAACAGATTTCAGATCATCAATTGCACCAGATGGAACATTATTTCGATACGAAAAAGGTAAATTGGTGGCTTCAGCATCCTTTATTAACCTGGAAGGCCGTCAGATTAAACTGAGCAAAAGAATTGAGTTAGATCAGCAGGCAGAAAAAATATGGACCGATGGTTTTGGAAACGCGATTTTAACAAAGAACAAGACCAATAATTTAAACATTTTTCATTTTTACAGCCGCTTCATCCCGCAATGGAATGATTTGGTTTGGGATGGATTATTTGTGAAGGCACTAATGCCAATAGTTATCCAGGACAAAAAATCGAATGATTTTGGCTTTGAAGACCATCCTGCTGATCAGCGTTTGGTATCACAAAATGGATTAATTGAGCAAAATAAAACAGAGATTGAAGCTAAAACGATCAAAAACGAACCTTTGGAAAACCTATTTTGGGTAGCAGCATTTCTGATTTTTACAGGTGAACGTATTTTATCATTCAGAAAAAAACCAAACGATGTTAAAAACTGA
- a CDS encoding DUF4870 domain-containing protein, with product MLKTEGQNWIRNLKTRWISFYLTGTLAIALGIALLLSVTGFYLLHLPAWIFAVIFTIVAAILLSSKPVWRTTDFDVSRFLNNRYPELEESADLLLQNETELSMLQQLQRNKIENIIPNLAQPKEPVKRLYSGLGILVVALIISFGITKIPQISKTDSTTEEIQKPVPAIKENIPAEISTFSATIIPPAYTRKAERKQKQFSIAAETGATVNWKIETNTGIKKLKLIFSDNEIAPLKALNAAHTQWTYSKIINKPGFYQLDLDGKKSDLYQIEVIPDLPVAIKITHPKQHTIIDIGQPQRINLNVSLTDDYGINDAFISATMASGKGEGVSFTEKKLSFNTNFDNKKSIALSKLIDLKSLGMKPGNELYFFIKAMDNHGQSSRSDVYFVSIVDTTELMSLAGMTNGVNLVPEYFRSERQIIIDTEKLLKEQSTLPAATFKTRSNDLGIDQKLLRLRYGQFLGEENETEIGGDHDDHDELTEHKAEGEKFGDVSTIMDKYAHKHDIAEDATFFEPEMKVQLKAVLTEMWNAELRLRTYKPQEALPYEYKALRLLKDLQQKSRAYVAKTTVKVSALKPEKRLSGELDKITQPVQKMTFEQKEKRTVYLKTVLALLENRKTGKNFNDQDRFLLGETEKYMIGAAADHPSTYLNALTSLRRLGAANKPMLKDIDVVQQAIQKMINVEPAKPQTQSAGPASALYQDYFNNLNKAGR from the coding sequence ATGTTAAAAACTGAAGGACAAAATTGGATACGTAACCTGAAAACAAGGTGGATCAGTTTTTACCTGACCGGCACCCTTGCCATTGCGTTAGGCATTGCTTTACTTTTATCGGTTACAGGTTTTTATCTGCTGCATTTACCTGCCTGGATTTTTGCTGTTATTTTCACTATTGTTGCCGCCATTTTATTATCCAGCAAACCGGTTTGGAGAACTACTGACTTTGATGTTTCGAGGTTTCTTAATAACCGTTATCCCGAGCTGGAAGAAAGTGCCGATTTACTACTTCAGAACGAAACAGAATTATCCATGCTGCAACAGCTGCAGCGCAACAAAATAGAAAACATCATTCCAAATTTGGCGCAGCCGAAAGAACCCGTTAAAAGGTTATATTCTGGTTTAGGGATACTCGTTGTGGCATTGATCATCAGCTTTGGGATTACAAAAATTCCTCAAATCAGCAAAACAGATTCCACTACGGAGGAAATTCAAAAGCCGGTTCCTGCGATAAAAGAAAATATACCTGCAGAGATTTCCACTTTTAGCGCCACCATCATTCCGCCGGCCTATACCAGAAAAGCAGAACGAAAACAAAAGCAATTTAGCATTGCTGCCGAAACAGGCGCTACAGTGAATTGGAAAATTGAGACGAACACTGGCATTAAAAAGTTAAAACTTATTTTTAGCGATAATGAAATTGCGCCCTTAAAAGCTTTAAATGCAGCGCATACGCAATGGACTTATAGCAAGATCATCAACAAACCTGGCTTCTACCAGCTGGATCTTGATGGCAAAAAATCAGATCTCTACCAGATTGAAGTGATTCCCGATCTGCCGGTTGCCATTAAAATCACGCATCCCAAACAGCACACCATCATCGATATCGGTCAGCCGCAAAGGATTAACCTAAACGTATCACTTACAGATGACTATGGCATTAACGATGCTTTTATCTCCGCAACCATGGCCAGTGGAAAAGGGGAAGGCGTAAGTTTTACCGAGAAAAAACTCTCTTTTAACACCAATTTCGACAACAAAAAAAGCATTGCGCTTAGCAAACTGATTGATTTAAAAAGCCTTGGCATGAAACCGGGTAATGAGCTTTATTTTTTCATCAAAGCGATGGATAACCATGGTCAATCGAGCCGTTCAGATGTTTACTTTGTTTCGATCGTAGATACTACTGAGCTAATGAGTTTGGCAGGCATGACCAATGGCGTTAACCTCGTTCCCGAATATTTCAGGAGCGAAAGACAGATCATTATTGATACCGAAAAATTATTAAAAGAACAATCAACATTGCCTGCTGCAACTTTTAAAACCAGAAGTAACGACCTGGGTATTGATCAAAAGTTATTAAGGTTGCGTTACGGGCAGTTTTTAGGTGAAGAGAACGAAACTGAAATCGGCGGTGATCACGACGACCATGATGAACTTACTGAACACAAAGCTGAAGGTGAAAAATTTGGTGATGTAAGTACAATTATGGACAAATATGCCCATAAACATGATATCGCTGAAGATGCCACTTTTTTCGAACCCGAAATGAAAGTGCAATTAAAAGCCGTTTTAACCGAAATGTGGAATGCTGAGTTGCGTTTACGGACTTACAAACCACAGGAAGCATTACCTTACGAATATAAAGCATTGAGATTGCTCAAAGACCTGCAACAGAAATCGCGGGCCTATGTAGCTAAAACCACAGTTAAAGTTTCAGCTTTAAAACCGGAGAAACGTTTAAGTGGTGAGCTGGATAAAATTACACAACCCGTGCAGAAAATGACTTTCGAGCAAAAAGAAAAACGAACGGTTTATTTAAAAACGGTGCTTGCCTTATTAGAAAACAGAAAAACTGGTAAAAATTTTAATGATCAAGATCGGTTCTTGCTTGGCGAAACAGAAAAATACATGATCGGTGCTGCTGCAGATCATCCCTCAACCTATTTAAATGCCCTAACAAGTTTAAGGAGGTTAGGCGCAGCAAATAAACCAATGCTTAAAGATATCGATGTGGTGCAGCAGGCCATACAGAAAATGATCAATGTCGAACCGGCCAAACCGCAAACACAAAGTGCTGGCCCAGCTTCGGCATTGTACCAGGACTATTTTAATAACCTCAATAAAGCAGGCAGATAG
- a CDS encoding TldD/PmbA family protein, translating to MKRKDFLYLSGMGMGALLLPDLSAFGTPIDPLQALDGVDVKIKKELADVALNAAKSKGATYADIRIGRYLNQFVATREKRVQGVANTESYGVGIRVLANGCWGFAATNNVTKDAIAKAAEQAVAVAKANAKIQGEPVQLAPQKGYGEVSWKTPIEINAFEVPVKEKVDLLLNVNDIAMQNGANFVNSVIFAVNEQKYFASTDGSYIDQDVHRIYPTFNVTKVDRESGKFKTRNALSAPSGKGYEYMHARPEDKVTGIVTRYKDRYDMLEDVKEAARVANEKVKAKSVEPGKYDLVLDPSHLWLTIHESVGHPTELDRVLGYEANYAGTSFLTLDKWESKKFKFGSDKVNIVADKTQVGSLGAVGYDDEGVKCKKWDLIKDGILVSYQAIRDQAHIIGLTESNGCCYSQGWDDVQFQRMPNVSLQPGKEKLSVDDMIKNVEKGIYIIGDGSFSIDQQRYNFQFGGQIFYEIKEGKIVGMLNDVAYQANTQEFWNSCNAICDQSDYRLGGSFNDGKGQPSQSSAVSHGSSTARFNGVNVINTARKI from the coding sequence TTGAAAAGAAAAGATTTCCTCTACTTATCCGGAATGGGTATGGGTGCCTTACTCCTTCCCGACCTTTCTGCATTCGGAACTCCAATAGATCCCTTACAGGCTTTAGACGGAGTAGATGTAAAAATTAAAAAGGAACTGGCCGACGTCGCCCTTAATGCGGCAAAATCGAAAGGTGCAACTTATGCTGATATCCGCATCGGGCGTTATTTAAACCAATTCGTGGCCACCCGCGAAAAACGTGTTCAAGGTGTTGCCAATACCGAATCGTATGGTGTAGGTATCCGTGTTTTGGCCAATGGCTGCTGGGGCTTCGCTGCCACAAACAATGTAACCAAAGATGCCATTGCCAAAGCAGCCGAACAAGCAGTTGCTGTGGCAAAAGCCAATGCGAAGATCCAGGGAGAGCCTGTTCAGCTCGCTCCTCAAAAAGGTTATGGCGAGGTAAGCTGGAAAACACCGATCGAAATCAATGCCTTTGAAGTTCCGGTAAAAGAGAAAGTAGACCTGCTTTTAAATGTGAATGATATAGCGATGCAGAACGGGGCCAACTTTGTAAACTCCGTTATTTTCGCCGTTAATGAGCAAAAATATTTTGCTTCTACTGATGGTTCTTATATCGATCAGGATGTTCACCGCATTTATCCTACTTTTAATGTCACCAAGGTCGACCGCGAATCGGGTAAATTTAAAACCCGTAATGCCCTAAGCGCACCAAGCGGAAAGGGTTACGAGTACATGCATGCCCGTCCGGAAGATAAAGTTACCGGCATTGTAACCCGTTATAAAGACCGATATGACATGCTCGAAGATGTGAAGGAGGCTGCCCGTGTAGCCAACGAAAAAGTAAAGGCAAAATCGGTTGAGCCAGGTAAATATGATTTAGTATTAGATCCTTCACACCTTTGGTTAACCATCCACGAATCTGTTGGTCACCCAACCGAGCTCGACCGTGTTTTAGGTTATGAGGCCAATTATGCAGGTACCAGTTTCCTTACTTTAGACAAATGGGAATCAAAAAAATTCAAATTCGGAAGTGATAAAGTAAACATTGTGGCCGATAAAACCCAGGTTGGTTCTTTAGGCGCTGTGGGTTATGATGATGAAGGCGTAAAATGCAAAAAATGGGATCTGATCAAAGACGGGATTCTGGTAAGTTATCAGGCCATCCGCGATCAGGCACACATTATCGGCTTAACAGAATCGAACGGTTGCTGCTACTCGCAGGGCTGGGATGATGTACAGTTCCAGCGTATGCCGAATGTTTCACTTCAACCTGGCAAAGAAAAACTAAGTGTTGATGACATGATCAAAAATGTAGAAAAAGGCATTTACATCATCGGCGATGGCAGTTTTTCTATCGACCAACAACGCTATAATTTCCAGTTCGGCGGACAGATTTTCTACGAAATTAAAGAAGGTAAAATCGTTGGTATGCTTAACGATGTGGCTTACCAGGCCAATACACAAGAATTCTGGAACTCCTGCAACGCCATCTGCGATCAAAGCGATTACCGCTTAGGTGGCTCGTTTAATGATGGAAAAGGTCAGCCTTCTCAAAGCAGTGCCGTTTCTCATGGCAGTTCTACTGCGCGGTTTAATGGAGTTAATGTTATCAATACAGCAAGAAAAATATAA